The following nucleotide sequence is from Fibrobacterota bacterium.
TTTTGGCGATGGATTATCCCAAGGACAAGTTCGAAGTCATCGTCATCAGCGATCATTCCAACGACGGGACCACGGAGATCGTGGAACGGTTGGGCAAGGAAGATGCCCGGGTGCGCTGCCTGTCGTGGCCCGCACGGGAACGGGGCTCGGGCAAGCCGCGCGCCCTCAACGAGGGCCTGAAGATGTGCCGCTTCCCCGTCATCGCCATCTACGACGGCGATAACAATCCCCGGCCCGAGTCCCTGCGCATCCTGGCTTCGGCCATGGTGCATAACCCGAACCTGACCGCGGTGTTGGGCAAGTTCCGCTGCATCAACAAGGCCAAGAACATCCTCACCCGCATGGTCAACATCGAGACCTTGAGCTTCCAATGGATGATCCAGGCCGGCCGCTATTGGTTCTCCAAGTTCGCGATCTTGCCGGGCACCAATTACATCATCAAGAAGTCGGCCCTGGACGCCGTGGGCGGCTGGGACGAGAAGGCGATTACCGAAGACTCCGAACTCTCGGTGCGCCTGCAGATGATGGGCTACGAGGTGCAATTCGTCCCGACTTCGGTGACCTGGGAACAGGAACCGGAAACGTTGAAAGTGTGGATCAAGCAGCGCACGCGCTGGGTGCGCGGCAACAATTACGTGCTCGGCAAGTTCGCGCGCCAGGCCCTCCGCTTCGAGAACCGGCATCTCACCACCGAGTTCCTCTATATGTTCGGCCTCTACTATCTGTTCCTCCTCTCCACCGTCCTCTCGCACGTCATCTTCATCTTGAGCTTGCTGGGCGTGATCCGCATCGATATCCCCGGCCCCTACACCGCGGTCTGGATCTCGGCCTATGCCATGTACCTGGCCGAAGTCTTCTTCGTGCTCTCCTACGAGAAAGAAGACACCTTCTCCAATCTGCTGGTCACCGCGCTCATGTACTTCACTTATTGCCAGCTGTGGATCTACGTGGTGTTCAAATCGTTGTGGCTCGACTTCACGCGCACGCGCGTGGGCGTGTGGGACAAGACGGTGCGCTTCAAGACCGATGCCGCCATGCCTCCCGAGCCTTCCGGGCCCGGCTCCGCCGCGGAGAGCAAGGCCGCATGAATCGGATCCCCTTGACATATGGGACGGTGACCGTCAGGAGCGTGAAGACCGCCTGGGCCATGGCGGCCCTTGCTTTGGCGTTGTCCACGGCGGCCCTCGGGAGCGTTCCCCGTTATGCGCCTCCGCCCCCGATCGCGCCCGAGAATGGCGCGCTGGCCATCGATTCGGCGGCCGATTCCGCCCAGCAGGCCGATTCCATCGTGGCCGAAGCCGATTCCGCCGCCCAAGCCGTTCTCGCCGAATCCGCCCAAGGCGGCGCCGAAACGGCGGGTCCCGAGGCCCAGGCCGCGCCTCCCCTCTGGTTGGAAACCTATGGCGAAGGCGTCTACTCGCGGCACGAGGACGACAATCTGGCCGGCTTCACCGATTGGAAGGTGGGCAAGCGCTTGCCGGGCCCGCTCCAGGCCGACTTGTACGCCAAGATCCGCGTATACCGCGACCAACGCGATTTCTATTGGAACAACCGCGCCGACGGGGGAGTCGGCGCGCGCATCTCCTTGCTACGCAAGGTATCCCTCATCGCCTTCGCGGAAGGGACTTGGGGCCGCTACCTGAGCGTCTCTCGCGGGGCCGTGCCTTTGGATCGGATGCAGGGCCGCATCGGCCGCCTCGCCGACAGCGTGGACGCCATGCAGGTCTGGTTCCATGATCATATGTACGACTCCATCTTCAACGCCAATAGCAACGCCCTGGGCGGGGGCAATCCCTCGCAGGATCGCAAGGCGCTGGAGCTGGCGGAACAGCAGGGCGATACCTTGGCGCGGGCCCTGCTCCGGTTGCACTTGCAAGCCGACAGCCTGGAAACCGCCAAGGACAGCTTGCGCCAGGCCATGGACAGCATCGCGCTGATCCCGGCCGGCGAGGCCTCCGAATTCAAGGTCGGGCTGGTCTTCTGGCACGGCTGGGGCGCGCCGGACGAAGACGCCACGCCGGCGGCTTGGCTCTCCGCGCCCATGCGCTTCTGGGGCGATGTCTACGCCGATTGCATCTATTCCTCCTTGTCCAGGCACGTGCTTTCCCGCCGCGCCGATGGCGAATACCATGATAGTACGGCGCGCTTCCGCAACCTCATCCTGTACGCCAACCCATCGCTGGGCTTCGTGGTGCTGGAGGGGAAATTGGGGAGCATGGTGGCGTATGCGGGCGGCTACGCCTGGTTCGATACGCATAAGGATTGGTGGAACAACCTGGCGATGGCAGGGCCGGGCCTGCGTTATATCCCTTTCCGCCGCATCGATTTGTCCGTGAAGGCGGAATGGATGTGGGGCGGCTATTACGGGCGCGAGCGCGTTCAGGAACCGAATCCGTACGGGAAAACGTTTTCGGATACGCGCGTGACCGCGAGTTTTTGGCACGGGTTGGGATTGTGATTCCGGTTTCGCCGGGGAAGGGAGCATCATGTTGACGCAAGGAACGGAAAAGCGCCGCGCGGGTTTCGGCTTAATCGTCGGATTGGCGGCCGCGGCGTTGGGCCGCTCCCCCGCGCTGGGGAGCGTCGGGGATTCCCTCTGGAAATTCTTCGCCGATTACAGCGTGACGACGGTCGAACCCATCGCCGATCTGAGCGGCAACGGCGCCGAGGATCTCCTCGTCGGTTCGCAGGACGATACCCTCTACGCGGTGGAGGCGAAAGGGGCGGGCGCCGGCAAGCAGCTTTGGTCCTTTCCCTTCAAGAGCACGCTCTCCGCCGCCGCGGCCATGCCGGACCTGAACGGGGACGGCAAGCCGGAAGCCGCCGGCGGCGATCAATCGGGGATGGTGGCCGTGATCAACGGCGCCGACGGCAAGTTGAAGTGGCGCTATCTCACCGGCCTGGGAACCGTGCTATCGCTGGCGGCCTTGCCCGACGTGAACGGGGACGGGGCGGGCGACCTGGCGGTAGGCAGCGAATTGGATTCGGTTTATTGCCTCTCCGGCAATCCCGGCGGCGGCTCAGGAAAGGAATTGTGGTCCTTTGGCGTCCCCGCGAGCAAAACCCATGGGCCCCCCGGAGGTATGACCGGTCCCGGCGCCAAGATCATGGCGGGGCCGCCCGTGGATGTCCCTTCCGGCGCCAATTCCCTGGCGGTGATCGGGGAGAAGAATAAGGCCCCCTCGTGCCTGGCGGTTGGGACCAATAACGATACCGTGTACTGCCTGGGCTTGGCGGATGGCGCGGTCAAATGGAAAAGCGGATTGCCCGGCGACATCTGGAAGGTTACCTCCTTCCCGGACATGACCGGCGACGGCGTGGAAGAAGTCCTGCTGGCTTGCGGCGCCGACTCGGGATACCTCTTGAACGGCGCCAATGGGGAAGTCCTCTGGTCGCATGCCGTTTCCCAAGGCGGAGTGAGCGTGGCCGCCACCGCGGATATGGACGGCGACGGCAAGGCCGACGCCTTGATCGGCGACGGCAACGGGACCGTCCATTGCGTATCCGGAGCCGCCAAGGGCACGGGAGTCAAGGCGGTATGGACGTACGATTTCGGGGATGCCAGCACCATCCTGTCCATCGCCTCGCCCGGGGACATCGATAAGGATGGAAAGGCCGATTGCATCGTAGGCACATCCAACGACTCGGTGGCCCTCATCAGCGGGAAGGGAACGCGCCTGTGGGCGGCCGGCTTGGGCGGGCAGGTCCCGAACGTCGCCGCCTTGGGCGACATCGATGGCAACGGCAGCCCGGATTGGGTCGCCGGCACCGAAATGGGGTTCGCCGAAGCCTTCTCCGGGGAAGGAAACGTCTCCTTGTTGGCCCCGCGCCCGGCCGCTTTCGGCCGCGCCTCGCTGAGGCTCAATCCCAGTCTCCCGCTTTTCACCCGCCCCGGTTCCGGCGTATTCTACGATGGCCGCGGACGCGCCTATCCCCGATCCAATACCGGCGCCCGCCGCGAAGGGCAAGGCCGATGAGCAAGCCCGTCGTCGCCGTCGTCTTCGGCACGCGCCCGGAGGCCATCAAGATGGTCCCGGTCATCCGCGCCTTGCAGGCCCGGCCCGAGGTTTCCACCTTGGTCGTCTCCACCGGCCAGCATAAGCAGATGCTGGCCCAGATGCTGAAGCGATTCGAGGTCAAGGTCGATTGCGAGATGGACCTGATGGAACCCAACCAGAGCCTCTACCGCCTCTCGGCCAAGGCCATCGCCGCCTTCGAGCAAGTGCTGAAAGAACATCAGCCCCGCATGATGCTGGTGCAAGGCGACACCACCACCGCCTTCCTGGGGGCGCTATGCGCCTTCTACGGGAAGATCGCGGTGGGCCACGTGGAGGCGGGCCTGCGTACCGGCGACAAGTACAACCCCTTCCCGGAAGAGGTCAACCGCCGCCTCATCACCGCAGTCGCCGATCTGAATTTCTGCCCCACCCCGGGCAACCGCGACAACCTTCTGCGCGAAGGCCTCGACCCCCGTACCCTCTCGGTTACCGGCAACACCGGCATCGATACCTTGCTGCTCGCCGCGGGCATGGATCATCCTTTCCCGCTCCCCGATTTGGAAAAGTCGGGCAAGCGCTTGATCCTCATCACCGTGCATCGCCGGGAAAGCTTCGGCGAACCCATGCGCCAGATCTTCGGCGCCATCCGCGAGTTGTCCTTGGCCTATCCCGATCACGAGATCGTCTATCCCGTCCACCTCAATCCCAACGTACAGGCCCCCGCGCGGGAAATCCTGGGAGGCCTCAAAAACGTGCGCCTCGTGGAGCCCATGGATTATTTCGACTTCGTGAAGATGATGGGCCGGGCCCATCTCATCCTCACCGATTCGGGCGGGGTGCAGGAGGAAGCGCCCACCTTGGGGGCGCCGGTATTGGTGCTTCGTAACGAGACCGAACGGCCGGAAGCGGTGCAGGCCGGCACGGTGCGGCTGGCCGGGACCCGCAAGGAGGACATCCTCCGGGAAGCGCGCCTCCTCCTCGACGACGAAGCCGAAAGGGCCAAGCTCAGCGCGGCTTCCAACCCTTACGGGGACGGGAAAGCCTCGCCCCGCATCGCCGCAGCGGTGGTGAAGCATCTTGGATTGGGTTGAGGCTTGAGCAGGCCCTGTCGCTTAAGGGCCCGAAGCCGAGGCGGGATTCGAGCCCCTGTCATAGTAGGGGCGATGTCAGGGCGAAAGGATCGGTTTGATCCAATCGGGCTGGGACGGGGGCGCGGTCGTCCGCAGTGAATCCTTCCAAACTTCGTCGGTCATGCGGTCCAGCGTACCGAGCCGCAGCACTTCATAGAAAGAAGAGACCGGCGCCGCATAGAGGGTCACGCAGGAGTCGGTCTGGATCGCCACCGCGGCCAGGCGGATGGGGCCGCTTCCCACGTGCAACACGCCCTTCTGCCCGATCTCGTCCGATTCGGGTTTGGTATGCACGTCGGCGATGACAGCATCATTGTTCCCGTCGATGCCGGTGCGCGCGGAAGCGTAAATAAGGTCCAGGAACCAGCCGTCGTAGACCTTCACCGAGGTGCAACCCAGCGGCTGCGCCCGATAGGTCAAGGCTGAGCGCAACCATTCGGACTGGGACGAATCGGGACCCAGGCCTTGGGCCGAACGCGCCGCGATCGCTTGCAGGCGTCCGCTAATGTCCTTCAGGGAGGAGAAATACGCGCTGGCCCGGGCATCATTCCGGAACATGCCCGCGCCGCTGGCGGCATAGGCCGCGACGGCGGCGAAGAATTCGGGGTAGGGTTCCACGTAGGCCTTGGGGAAATCGCATAGGACGGTTCCCGTGTACGATTGCTTGGCGTACAGCAAGGTGTTGTGCCGCAACTGCGCCCAAGAAGTCAATTGGGTATTGCGCGTCTTGAGGCGCCAGGCCGGCGAGCGGAAGACCGGGGCCGCCTTGGGATTCGATTCCGCTCCGTTCAGCTTGCGCAGGAAGCCGAGCCAGCCCGTGTACAGATTGGTTTGCCATCCCCCTGCGCTGATGCCATCGTAGAGTACGCGTTGCGCCCCCAAGATCCCGTTCGCCGCCGCGCCCGTCTTGGCCAAATCCTTCAAAGCGGAATTGTCCCCCAAGGCAAAAGCGATTTGCAGGGAGGAAGGCCAGGGCACGCGATCGGAAACGGGATGCACGAGCTGAGAGAAAGTGAATGCATCCAGGATGAAGCGCTGGGGCATAAAGGAGAAGATGGGGGAAAGATCCAGCGGGTCGCCGGGGTTGTACTTCTTGGCCTGGGAAAGGATGGCCTGCGCGCCGAAGTTGCCCGCCGCAATCGCCGAGTCGAAACGCGCCTCGGGGAAGGCCGCCACGAAGGCTTGCGCATCGGTCACGCCCAGGGACTGCATTACCAGTCCCATGCCCCGCGGGCTCAATCCATCGCTTTGGCCCACCATGTATCCGATAACCTTATCGATTTCCAGCCACGCCGGATAAGATCCCGAATTGATCAGGCAATCCCATAGGATCACCGCGTCCTTTTTCATGCGCGTATAGGCGGGCTTGTTATCGGGAGGATTGGCGCGCAAATCGAAGGCGAGATCGGCCCGCGACAGCCACATCATGGCCTGGAAATAGGCCGTCAACCGCGCGCTGCGCGTATAATGCCCGCGCGGCTTGAACTGGGAGAAATCGATCAGGGTATCCCGGCCCCATAAGGAAACCGTCTTCTCCGTCAGCGCCTTGATGTCCGCCAGATGCGCGGCTATGCCCGGGGTGGACGCGAGGTCCGATCGTTGCGGATTGAGCAACATGCGCGCGGTCCCCAGCAGTTCGGCCACGTCCCGGCTGGAAGCATCCTCGGGATAATGCGACTCGACGTAGCCTTCGGCGCCAGCCAGGATGGAATCCAACGAAAGCGCGAAACGGTTTTCCTCCATCCCGGCCAGCAGGCTGTCATAGCTCAGGTAGAGGGTATGCAAGAGGGCATCGCTGGTGAACAGGAGCGGCAGATCCGCGTCATGGATCTGATCCAAGGCCTGGAAGAAGTTCGGGAAGGAGGGGCCTGCGGGGATGGCCATGCCCTGGGATCGCACCTTGGCCCGGAAGGCGGCGGTGTCGAACGTTAAGGAGAACTTCGCGAAGGCTTTGCCGACTTCGGACTCGAATTCGATGGGACCGGTTACGGGCGCGAAGGGCACGGTCCCGTCGGGATAGGCGGACTGCAATTGCGGAAGGCCCCACGCCTGCTTCGCCTTGGCATCGTCCTGGTAGCGCGCGAAGGCGCCGGAGTCGGCCGGGTCCTGGAAATACAGGCTGCCCAAACCCGCGGCGGGCTTGCTGAACAACCCGTCGATCCAGCGGCCGTACAGGAGCGCGTCGGAGAGGCCGGTCTTACCGTCCCCGTCCAGGTCCAGGGCCGGCGCCGACCCTTGCGCCACCGCATCGAGAAAAGCCTGGGCATCGTCCGCATCGATCTTGCCGTCCCCGTTGATATCGATGGCGCGGGGAACGGCCGCTCCGGCGAGGCCGGCGCAAAGGGACAAGAGGGCGCAATAGGGAAGGGCCGCGGGAAGGACGCGTAGGAACCTCATGGCGCCACCTCCAGTTTCCGGTCATAGCTGAAGGTGCCCGCTTCCAGATGGAACAGATAGGCCCCGGGGGCGGGAGGCCTGCCTCCCGGTCCGTTGCCGTTCCAAGTGGCTTCCTGGATGCCGGCGGGCAATTTGCGATCGAGCACGCTGGCGATGCGGCGGCCGCGCATGTCGCTCACCCAGGCCCGCACCCGCGCGGGCCGTCCCAGGTTGAAGGTCAAGGTACGCGCGTTGCCCCGCTGCCGGAAGCTGGCGCGCGGCGCGGGCGCGCGGCGGGCCAGGGAAGTGGTGAGGCTGGTCTGCAGGGTCAGCGGCTTGCCATCGGGACCGTACGCCTCCACGACGGCGACGCTGTCGATCAAATCGGCGGCGACGCTGCCCGGCGATGATAGGACGAGGTCGAAACGGGCGATCAGGCGGCCGGAAGAATCGCGGCCGATCCCGGTGGCGGGAGCCATCGCGAAGGCGGTGACGGCCTGCCCATCCAAGGCGGCGCGCGGGAGGAATTGCGCCCAGGGCCCGGTCTCCGGCTTGGCGACGGCCAGGGACTGGACACCCGCCGAAGGCTTAAGGCGCAAACGGAAGCGGAGGGCCGCCAAGGGTTCCCGGTCGGGCGTATGCAGCACCTGCACCTGGGCGTTTTTCCCCTCGGCGGAATAGGTGACCTGGATTTCCAGCGGATAAGCGGATGCGGCTAAAGCCAAAACGACGGGCATCAGTCTGAGCAATCGCGGGATTTCCATGGTTTCTCTCCGGATCGGGTATGCGATGCCTAAAAATACTCCTAAACGGGCGCCGTACGCCGGCGTTTTTTCGCGTCCGCACCAATTATTTTGGCCTAAATCCGCATCCCCCCGGGACTGCTCCTTTTTTGCGAGCGGAGGTTTACCTTGCGGTGAAAATCCGGTGGCCGTCCATGGCCCGTAGAAGTATCGTTATTCATCCCTCGACACCGTCCGCCCCTGGGTGCGGCTGTCGGAGAACGCGGCAATATCGGAAATCGGAATCGCTTTCGGGAGAAACCATGACCAATAAATTTTTTCCTTGGCTCGCTTTCTCCGCCGCGCTCCCCTTGCAAGCCCAAACGAATTGGACATCGCCGCTATGCCCTACCACCACGCTCAGCGCGAGCGATTTCGAGGCCACCGAACTATTCAATAAAAAAGGCGGCACCGGGATCGCCAAGGATGCCGGCATCTCCGAGCCCGTAGGGATGGACGTGCACGCCGTATTCACCGCCGGCAAATACGATCATACCGATATCATCTTCACGGAGCGGATGGGGAACCTGAAGTGGTACGACGGGGTGGCGAAGACGGTGAAGGTGATGGCCCATTTCAGCGTCCATGCCGACGATCTCGCCCATCTGGAAGACGATAACGGTTTGATGGGCGTCGCCTTCGATCCCCATTTCGACACCAATAAATGGATTTACGTGTGGTACAGCCCCAAGCAGACCTATCAACGGGACAACGTGACTCCGGGGGGCCCTCTCTCGAACCGGCAATTGCGCCTGGCCCGCCTCACCGTAAAGCCGGACAATACCGTGGACACCGCCAGCCAGAAGATCCTCATAAAAATCCTGGGCAACACCACCGATAAATGGCATAGCGGAGGCCCCATGCAATTCGACGCCTACGGCGATCTCTGGATTGCCATCGGCAACAACAGCCAGGATTTGACTGTAAGCGCCTGTGACTCGGGTCGCAGCGTACTGTCCCAGACCGATAGCTCCGCCAGCGCGGAATGGTCGTCATCCGATACGCACAGCATGCGCGGGGGTTTCATCCGTATCCACCCCGATGATTCCGCTCCCAAGGGGTACACCATCCCCAGCGGCAACTTCGGCCAATACTGGGCGGACAAATTCGAACAGCAGGGCAGGGCCGCCTCTCTGGTCGCCCAATACCGCGATACCTCCAAGGTACTGCCCGAAGTGTACGTGAAAGGGGAGAGGAGCAATTTCTCCTGCGCGGTGCATCCCACCAAACGTTGGCTGGCCTGGGGCACGGTGAATTACAATACCGTGCAAGACGAATTCAACATCACCGATCATCCCATCTTCAGCGGTTTCCCCTACTTCATGGCCAAGAACGATCCCACCTGCAACCACGGAAAGAACCCGGACAGCGCGACCAACACCTCGGCCCTTAACGGCGGCGTGAAGGTGCTGCCGCCCGCCGTCCCCGGCACCTTGAACAACCTGGTGAACGTCGCCATCGGCGGGCCGATCTATAGTTTCGACCCTTCCGTGGATTACGCGGGGAAATTCCCCCCGCATTTCGACAACAAGTGGATCGTGACCGGGTTCTATGGCGGGGTCTGGGGCATTACGGTGGACGATACCAAGCAGCCTTTCCAATCCCTGGGAGGAACCCCGCCCAAGATGGACGCCACCGGCGGCTTGTTCAGCAATATCAAAGGTTCTTTCCGCAATGCATCATGCATGAAGTACGGAAAAGACGGCGCCCTATACATCCTGAATTACGATGGAAACAGGTATACGACGGACACCTTCAATCCCGGCGTGGTGCGCGTCATTTACAAGGGAAGTTGCAATCCCGTTTCCCTGGCCCGGAAAATGGAAGCCCCCTATCAAAGCATCTGGATCGACCCGCTCGGCATCACCATCAAGGAAGCGGGCCCCCACGTGGTTGCCTTGTACGACCTCAACGGGCACCGGGTCTGGAACGATCAAGACATGGGACCGAAGGTATACCGGCTAAGCCTTATCCGCGCCCAAGCGTCCTTGCGGCCGGGATTGTATATGGCCCGGGTGAACACCCCGGCCGGGGAGGTCTCCCGGCGCATCTCGGTATTCTAAGGGAGTTACAACGCCTAAAGAGGGCCAAAGCCTCCATTTCACCTTCATTTTCTCCTAGGACCTGTTGCCTGGTGCGCAGAAGGGCCTTATAGTAATACAGGCGTTCCGCGCCTAAATACCTCGGGGGGGGTTATGCACATCCGGATTAGTCCTAAATTCGCGTTGGCGGCCGCGTTCGCGCTGCCGGTAGGCGCGCAATTCACTTCTCCTCTCTGCACGGGGAATACCTTGTCCGCGACCGATTTTTCGGCCCAAGAGTTGTTCAATAAGAACGGCACCTCGGGCGCCGCGGCCAACGCCGACCTGTCCGAGCCCACCCATATGGACGTACGCGTGGTGAAAGGGGCGGACGGCAAATACGATCATAGCGACATCATCTTCGTCGAGCGGACCGGCAACGTGAAATGGTACGACGGCGCAGCCAAGAAGGTGACCCTGATGGGGCATATCAGCGTCCATGCCATAGCCGGCTCGGAAGACGATAACGGCCTCATGGGCGTGGTCTTCCATCCGGACTTCGAGAAGAACCGGTGGGTCTATCTGTGGTACAGCCCCTTGGCGACCGTCGATCAGACCATGACCGGGACCGGTCAAAACCGCCAGCTCCGTTTGTCCCGCTTCGTGGTGAAATCGGATAACACCCTGGACCTGACCAGCGAAAAGATCCTCATCAAGATCCTGGGCAGCAAATCGGATCAATGGCATAGCGGCGGCCCCATGCAATTCGACGCTTACGGCGATTTGTGGGGGACCATGGGCAACAATAGCCCCGATCTCGATCCCACCGCGTGCAGCGCCGGCAACAACGTCATGTCCAAAACCGACAGCACCACCAGCGCCGAATGGGGACCGTCCAACACCGCCAGCTTCCGCGGCGGCTTCTGGCGCATCCATCCCGATAGCTCGGCCAAAGGCTACTCCATTCCCAAGGGCAATTTCGGCGAGTACTGGGGCAACTACTTCGAACAGAAAGGGCATACGGCCCTGGCTGCCAAGTACCGCGATCCCGCCAAGGTCCTGCCGGAAGTCTACGTGAAAGGCGAGCGCAGCAATTTTTCCTGCGCGGTCCATCCGTATAAGCGGTGGCTGGCCTGGGGCACGGTCAATTACGCCAGCACCAATGATGAATTCAACATCACCGATCACCCCATCTTCTCCGGCTTCCCGTATTTCCATCGGGACAACCAGCCCACCTGCACCAATGGGAAGAACGTGGATGCGCCCGTCAACAATTCGCCGTTCAACAGCGGCGTGGATACCTTGCCGCCGGCCATCGCGGGCTCCATCGTCGGCTTGACCAACGTGGCCATCGGCGGGCCGATCTACCATTTCGATAGGTCGATCGACTACGACGGCAAGATGCCCCCCCACCTGGACAACAAGTGGATCGTAACCGGGTTCAACGGGGGAATGTGGATCGCCACCTTCGACACGACCACCATGAAGGTGAGCGGCACGCCGACCAAGGTGGATAACGGCATCTTCAGCGGCGTTCCCATCCGCAACCATATCCAATCGATGTACGGCAAGGACGGGGCGCTCTACATCCTCAACTACGACGGCTACTACCACAGCGCCATCAATCCCGGCGTGGTACGGGTGACCTATAAGGGCGCATGCAAAATCCCGGTAGGGCCCGATCCCGCGGTCACCTCGGTGAAACCGTACCAGAAGATCTGGATCGATCCGCACGGGATCATGGTCGGCGAGGAAGGGCCGCATACCGTTTCGCTTTACGATTTGGCCGGGCATCGGGTTTGGAAGGACCAAGGCGTGGGCGCGCATGAATACCGCCTCAACGAGCTCCGCTCCCAAGCGTCCCTTAAACCGGGTCTCTACCTGGCTCGCGTACGCACTTCGGCAGGGGAATACTCGCGCCGACTCTCCCTGTTCTGATGGAAGGGTCCCCTGGCTCCCCTCCGCGTAAGGGGGGCCTTGGCTTGGGGCGGCCAGGAATCACCGAAATACGCGCTACACAGAGGAATGCATATTCTTCCAGAGGGCACGAGTCAGTTTCGTCATTTTGCGATATTCTAGGGAATTAGACAGGGGTGGGGCGCCCGGGAATGCATAAACGAGTGCCCCTTTTCTCCATTTTTTCGTCAGGGGATCGAAATGCATCCAATTAGAACCGCTTGGCTGATGCTAGGCTGCGCCACCGCCTTTCCGCTTTGGGCGCAATTGACCTATCCGGGATGCTCCGCGCTTTCCGCCTCCGATTTCAAAGCCGAAGAGCTATTCAACCGGAAGGGGACCAATGGCGCCGCCGCCGATCCCACCCTTTCCGAACCCACCCGGGCCGATATCCGCGTGGTGAACAAGGCCGACGGCAGCTACGACCATTCCGACATCATCTTCGTGGAACGCACGGGCGCGGTGAAATGGTACGACGGGGTCGCGAAGAAGGTGAGCCTGATGGGCACCATCTCCGTCCACGCGGGGGAGGGTTCCCAGGACGATAACGGCCTGATGGGCGTCGTCTTCCACCCCGATTTCGAAAATAACCGTTGGGTCTACCTCTGGTATACCGCCAAGCAGCTCTATCAACGGGACAACGTGACGACGGGCGGCCAGAACCGGCAGATGCGCATGTCCCGTTTCACAGTGAAATCGGACAACACCCTGGACATGTCCAGCGAGAAGAACATCATCAAGATCCTGGGCAGCAAGTCCGATATGTGGCATTGCGGCGGGCCGATGACTTTCGACTCTTATGGCGATATGTGGTTCGGGGTCGGCAACAACAGCCCCGATCTGGATCCGACCTCCTGCGATGCGGGCAACAACGTGCTTTCCAAGACCGACAGCACCGCCAGCGCGGAGTGGGGGCCTTCGGACACCCATAACATGCGCGGCAGCTTCCTCCGCATCCATCCCGACAGCTCCGATAAGGGATACTCCGTGCCCCGCGGCAATTTCGGGGAGTACTGGGCCGACAAGTTCGAGCAACAAGGCCGGACCGCCTTGGCCACCGTATACCGTGACCCGAACAAGGTATTGCCGGAAATCTACGTCAAAGGCGAGCGCAGCAATTTTTCCATCACGGTGCATCCCACCAAACGGTGGCTGGGCTGGGGCACGGTGAACTACGCCAGCAACAACGATGAATTCAACATCACCAACCACCCCATCTTTTCCGGCTTCCCGTATTTCCATAACAACAACCTCGCGACTTGCAACCATGGGAAGAACGTGAACGCTCCGGTCAACAACTCGCCCTTCCACGGCGGTGCCGACACCCTGCCGCCCGCCATCCCCGGCACCATCAACAACCTGATCAACGTGGCCATCGGCGGCCCCATCTACAGCTACGATCCG
It contains:
- a CDS encoding glycosyltransferase family 2 protein — its product is MPYSSPILEFLFLFSVLIIWGMILFNLILTWGGYIYRRKFLKNPVAMAADTELPSVSAMIPARNEAMVIENTVRALLAMDYPKDKFEVIVISDHSNDGTTEIVERLGKEDARVRCLSWPARERGSGKPRALNEGLKMCRFPVIAIYDGDNNPRPESLRILASAMVHNPNLTAVLGKFRCINKAKNILTRMVNIETLSFQWMIQAGRYWFSKFAILPGTNYIIKKSALDAVGGWDEKAITEDSELSVRLQMMGYEVQFVPTSVTWEQEPETLKVWIKQRTRWVRGNNYVLGKFARQALRFENRHLTTEFLYMFGLYYLFLLSTVLSHVIFILSLLGVIRIDIPGPYTAVWISAYAMYLAEVFFVLSYEKEDTFSNLLVTALMYFTYCQLWIYVVFKSLWLDFTRTRVGVWDKTVRFKTDAAMPPEPSGPGSAAESKAA
- a CDS encoding VCBS repeat-containing protein, with translation MLTQGTEKRRAGFGLIVGLAAAALGRSPALGSVGDSLWKFFADYSVTTVEPIADLSGNGAEDLLVGSQDDTLYAVEAKGAGAGKQLWSFPFKSTLSAAAAMPDLNGDGKPEAAGGDQSGMVAVINGADGKLKWRYLTGLGTVLSLAALPDVNGDGAGDLAVGSELDSVYCLSGNPGGGSGKELWSFGVPASKTHGPPGGMTGPGAKIMAGPPVDVPSGANSLAVIGEKNKAPSCLAVGTNNDTVYCLGLADGAVKWKSGLPGDIWKVTSFPDMTGDGVEEVLLACGADSGYLLNGANGEVLWSHAVSQGGVSVAATADMDGDGKADALIGDGNGTVHCVSGAAKGTGVKAVWTYDFGDASTILSIASPGDIDKDGKADCIVGTSNDSVALISGKGTRLWAAGLGGQVPNVAALGDIDGNGSPDWVAGTEMGFAEAFSGEGNVSLLAPRPAAFGRASLRLNPSLPLFTRPGSGVFYDGRGRAYPRSNTGARREGQGR
- the wecB gene encoding UDP-N-acetylglucosamine 2-epimerase (non-hydrolyzing) gives rise to the protein MSKPVVAVVFGTRPEAIKMVPVIRALQARPEVSTLVVSTGQHKQMLAQMLKRFEVKVDCEMDLMEPNQSLYRLSAKAIAAFEQVLKEHQPRMMLVQGDTTTAFLGALCAFYGKIAVGHVEAGLRTGDKYNPFPEEVNRRLITAVADLNFCPTPGNRDNLLREGLDPRTLSVTGNTGIDTLLLAAGMDHPFPLPDLEKSGKRLILITVHRRESFGEPMRQIFGAIRELSLAYPDHEIVYPVHLNPNVQAPAREILGGLKNVRLVEPMDYFDFVKMMGRAHLILTDSGGVQEEAPTLGAPVLVLRNETERPEAVQAGTVRLAGTRKEDILREARLLLDDEAERAKLSAASNPYGDGKASPRIAAAVVKHLGLG
- a CDS encoding DUF3160 domain-containing protein — its product is MRFLRVLPAALPYCALLSLCAGLAGAAVPRAIDINGDGKIDADDAQAFLDAVAQGSAPALDLDGDGKTGLSDALLYGRWIDGLFSKPAAGLGSLYFQDPADSGAFARYQDDAKAKQAWGLPQLQSAYPDGTVPFAPVTGPIEFESEVGKAFAKFSLTFDTAAFRAKVRSQGMAIPAGPSFPNFFQALDQIHDADLPLLFTSDALLHTLYLSYDSLLAGMEENRFALSLDSILAGAEGYVESHYPEDASSRDVAELLGTARMLLNPQRSDLASTPGIAAHLADIKALTEKTVSLWGRDTLIDFSQFKPRGHYTRSARLTAYFQAMMWLSRADLAFDLRANPPDNKPAYTRMKKDAVILWDCLINSGSYPAWLEIDKVIGYMVGQSDGLSPRGMGLVMQSLGVTDAQAFVAAFPEARFDSAIAAGNFGAQAILSQAKKYNPGDPLDLSPIFSFMPQRFILDAFTFSQLVHPVSDRVPWPSSLQIAFALGDNSALKDLAKTGAAANGILGAQRVLYDGISAGGWQTNLYTGWLGFLRKLNGAESNPKAAPVFRSPAWRLKTRNTQLTSWAQLRHNTLLYAKQSYTGTVLCDFPKAYVEPYPEFFAAVAAYAASGAGMFRNDARASAYFSSLKDISGRLQAIAARSAQGLGPDSSQSEWLRSALTYRAQPLGCTSVKVYDGWFLDLIYASARTGIDGNNDAVIADVHTKPESDEIGQKGVLHVGSGPIRLAAVAIQTDSCVTLYAAPVSSFYEVLRLGTLDRMTDEVWKDSLRTTAPPSQPDWIKPILSP